TGTTGTGGGGATAGGCTTTGGCTTCGCCATTGAGGACCACGCCGAGTACGAGATCTTCATCGCTGAGATAAGCGGCTTCGCTGGATGTGAGTTCGACAAATTGGGGGTCGGTGAGTGCTGGAATGCCATCGGGAGGTACGCCCCCCGATAGAATTCTGTCTTTGGGAAAGTCGCTTAGAAAATTGCCGCCTGCTTGGGGTTCGCGATTGATCGAACCAGAGGTTTGCGTATTGCCGGATGTCGTGTCGCCAGAGGCAGCAGGAGGATTGCCCGAGTCCCCTGGTCCCAGTATATCATTGCTCTTTCCTCCACAGGTCATCAGGCCAAATAGCGCGAATAGTATTGTGCTTTTGAGAAAAATTTTCACGGGTAGCTCCTGTGTGTTCTCTCGCAGGTAAACAGAGGGGTTGACCTTGCGTTTCAGTAGTTCTCTGTCTAAATTAAAGTAGTTATGGGGTGTGAGTCAAGGCGCGAACCGACAACTGATTTTTTTAGGGGAAATCGTTATGCCGCGATTTGAAGTAATATCGCCTTTTGAGCCTGCGGGTGATCAGCCCCAGGCGATTGAAGAACTCGCTCAGGGGATTCGAGATGGCGAGTCATACCAGACTTTGATGGGGGCAACGGGTACGGGTAAGACGTTTTCAATGTCCAAGGTGATTGAATCTGTTCAAAAGCCCACGCTCGTGATTTCCCACAACAAAACTCTGGCGGCACAACTCTACGGCGAGTTTCGGAGTTTTTTCCCGAATAATGCCGTGGAGTATTTTATTTCGTATTACGATTATTACCAGCCCGAAGCCTATAAGCCAGTGACGGATACGTTTATTGAAAAAGAAGCGGATATCAACGATGAGATCAATCGCTTGCGCCTGCGCGCGACAAGTGCTTTGATGGAGCGGCGAGATGTGATCATTGTGGCGAGTGTGTCGTGTATTTACGGTATTGGCAATCCGGATGAATACGAAGATCATCTGGTGATTCTGGATCGCGGTGCAGAGATGGATCGCGATGCCATGTTGCGCAAGCTGGTGGATATTCATTTTACGCGCAATGATGTGGCTTTTGAGCCTGCCGCTTTTCGGGTGCGGGGCGATGTGGTCGAAATTTATCCGCCCGAGCGCGAGCATCCGGTGCGCGTGGAGTTTTTTGGCGATGAGATCGACGCGTTGAGCGAGGTGCATCCCGTGACGGGCGAGGTGCTTGCGGAGCGCGATCGCATTGTTATTTATCCGGCCAAGCACTTTGTGACCAGTGGCAATCGCATTGAGAAAGCCATTGTTCAGATTGAGGTGGATCTGGCGAAACAACTGGAGGCGTTTAATGATCAGGGCAAGTTGTTAGAGGCACAGCGATTGGAGATGCGCACGCGCTACGATATCGAGATGATGCGCGAGATTGGTTTTTGTCAGGGTATTGAAAATTATTCGCGGTATATCGATGGGCGAAAACCCGGGGAAGCACCTTATGTGTTGCTGGATTATTTTTCAGATGATTTTCTGATTGTGCTGGATGAATCCCATGTGACGATTCCGCAGTTGCGCGGGATGTGGAATGGGGACCGGTCTCGCAAAGAGGTGTTGATAGAGCATGGGTTCAGGTTGCCCGCGGCATTGGATAATCGCCCGTTGTATTTTGAGGAGTTTGAACAGAAGGCAACGCAGGTTGTTTTTATGTCGGCCACGCCTGCGGATTATGAATTGGAACAGTGTCAGGGCGTGGTGGTGGAGCAGGTGATTCGTCCGACGGGGTTGCTCGATCCCGAGATGGTGGTACGACCTGTGCGCGGGCAGGTTGATGATCTTATTGAAGAATCGCGGGTCAGGGTAGAATGCGGTGATCGCGTGCTGGTAACGACGCTGACCAAGCGCATGGCAGAGGATTTGTCGGAGTATATGCGCGAGTTGGGTATCAGGGCGCGCTATATGCACTCAGATGTCGATTCGCTCGAGCGCGTGGCAATTATCAGGGATTTGCGTTTGGGTGAGTTCGATGTGCTCGTGGGGGTGAATTTGTTGCGCGAGGGGTTGGATCTGCCAGAGGTGTCGCTGGTCGCTATTCTGGATGCTGATAAGGAAGGGTTTTTGCGGTCGGAGCGGTCGTTGATTCAGACTGCTGGGAGAGCTGCGCGGAATGCCAGAGGTACGGTTATTATGTATGCGGATAAGGTGACGGATTCGATGCAGCGCGCCATTGATGAGACGAATCGCCGCCGGGCATTGCAGGAGGAGTATAATCTTATACACGGCATTACGCCTGAGACGCTTTACAAGACCAGAGAAGAGATTCTCCAGACGACGGCTGTGGCAGATGAGAAGGCAGATGAGTTGCCATTGGTTGCCGAAGAATCGCCTGAGTATGTGGAGGGAGCCAATCGGCTGGATATAATTGAAGAATTGACCCGCAAGATGGGTGAAGCGGCTGAGAACTTGGAGTTTGAGAAGGCAGCGCAATATCGCGATGAGATTGCAAGGTTAAAGGCAGAGGTGGCGTAAGAGATCTATGAAAACGATCCATCAAATATTTTATCGGGATGCGAGAAACTTAAAGGAGATCCCTTCGGAGAGTGTCGATCTGGTGGTGACATCGCCGCCGTATCCCATGATTGGCATGTGGGATGATGTATTTGGCAGCCAAAATTTGGAGGTCCAGAAGGCGTTAAAGATCGAGGATGGCAAGTTGGCTCATGAGTTGATGCATGAAATTCTCGATTCTGTATGGGATGAGATGTTCAGGGTCTTAAAAGATGGCCGATTTGCCTGTATCAATATTGGCGATGCGACGCGGAAGGTAGGCGGTGATTTTTGTTTGTATCCAAATCACGCGCGAATTTTGAATTATCTCTTAAATATCGGGTTTTCAGCACTTCCCGATATTCTCTGGCGAAAACAAACCAACGCGCCCAATAAATTTATGGGATCGGGTATGTTACCCGCTGGTGCTTATGTGACTCTGGAACACGAGTATATTTTGATTTTGAGAAAGGGTTCTAAAAGGGAATTTAAGACGGAATGCGAAAAACAGAACAGGCGCGAGAGCGCTTTGTTTTGGGAGGAGAGGAATATCTGGTATTCGGATGTTTGGATGGATATTAAGGGTACGGGACAGAGGCTTTCCGATGAGTTGTCGCGTTTGAGGAGTGCCGCGTTTCCTTATGAATTGGCCTATCGTCTGGTCAATATGTACTCTGTGAAAGGCGATGTGGTTCTCGATCCGTTTTTGGGTACGGGTACTACAATTGCTGCTGCGATGACTTCGGGACGCAATAGTATTGGCGTTGAAATTGACAAAAGTTTTCAACAGGCAATTCGCCCGATGGCGCGACAGATTGTCGATTTTTCAAATGATTATTTGCGCGATAGGTTGAGGAGACATTTTGAATTTGTCGAAGATCGAATCCAGACGTCGGGACCGTTGAAATATACGAACAGGTATTATGGGTGTCCCGTGGTGACGAGCCAGGAACAGTCCATTTTGTTGAATGGCTTAAAGGAGGTGCGAGAGTCTGATGATAATATCTTTGAAGTCGCGTATTCTGAGAAACCTCAGAGTATATATGACCAGAGTAAAAACAAAATGACCATAGAATCTCTGGACAAAAGTGAAACTCAACTCGATCTGTTAAGTAGGTAATGATCCCATATCGTACAAAGGATTATGGATGGAAATTAAATTGAAAAATGCTGAGA
This window of the Gemmatimonadota bacterium genome carries:
- the uvrB gene encoding excinuclease ABC subunit UvrB codes for the protein MPRFEVISPFEPAGDQPQAIEELAQGIRDGESYQTLMGATGTGKTFSMSKVIESVQKPTLVISHNKTLAAQLYGEFRSFFPNNAVEYFISYYDYYQPEAYKPVTDTFIEKEADINDEINRLRLRATSALMERRDVIIVASVSCIYGIGNPDEYEDHLVILDRGAEMDRDAMLRKLVDIHFTRNDVAFEPAAFRVRGDVVEIYPPEREHPVRVEFFGDEIDALSEVHPVTGEVLAERDRIVIYPAKHFVTSGNRIEKAIVQIEVDLAKQLEAFNDQGKLLEAQRLEMRTRYDIEMMREIGFCQGIENYSRYIDGRKPGEAPYVLLDYFSDDFLIVLDESHVTIPQLRGMWNGDRSRKEVLIEHGFRLPAALDNRPLYFEEFEQKATQVVFMSATPADYELEQCQGVVVEQVIRPTGLLDPEMVVRPVRGQVDDLIEESRVRVECGDRVLVTTLTKRMAEDLSEYMRELGIRARYMHSDVDSLERVAIIRDLRLGEFDVLVGVNLLREGLDLPEVSLVAILDADKEGFLRSERSLIQTAGRAARNARGTVIMYADKVTDSMQRAIDETNRRRALQEEYNLIHGITPETLYKTREEILQTTAVADEKADELPLVAEESPEYVEGANRLDIIEELTRKMGEAAENLEFEKAAQYRDEIARLKAEVA
- a CDS encoding site-specific DNA-methyltransferase; the encoded protein is MKTIHQIFYRDARNLKEIPSESVDLVVTSPPYPMIGMWDDVFGSQNLEVQKALKIEDGKLAHELMHEILDSVWDEMFRVLKDGRFACINIGDATRKVGGDFCLYPNHARILNYLLNIGFSALPDILWRKQTNAPNKFMGSGMLPAGAYVTLEHEYILILRKGSKREFKTECEKQNRRESALFWEERNIWYSDVWMDIKGTGQRLSDELSRLRSAAFPYELAYRLVNMYSVKGDVVLDPFLGTGTTIAAAMTSGRNSIGVEIDKSFQQAIRPMARQIVDFSNDYLRDRLRRHFEFVEDRIQTSGPLKYTNRYYGCPVVTSQEQSILLNGLKEVRESDDNIFEVAYSEKPQSIYDQSKNKMTIESLDKSETQLDLLSR